The Deinococcus yavapaiensis KR-236 DNA window AGACCCAAATCATCGAGAGACTCTCGGAAAAGACGACCCTCAACAAGAAGCAGGCCTCCGAGGCGGTCGCCGCGATGCTCGACATCGTCGCCGAGTCCCTCAAAGGCGGCAAGAGCGTCGGTTTGCCCGGCCTCGGCACGTTCAGCGTCGCGCAAACGGCCGAGCGTCAAGGCGTGCGCCCCGGCACGAACGAGCGCATCACGATTCCCGCGGGCAAGAAGGTGCGCTTCAAGGTCGCCAGCACCCTCAAGTCGTCGCTGGGCCTCACCGACACGGCTTCAGAGTAAGCCGAGCGTCTTCGCTGCTTGACGGGCACTCGATCGAGTGCCCGCCTTCTTGTCTCGATTCTTGACCGTCGCGGCCTCAAAGTGATATCACTTTGATATGGAAGCGAAGTCTTCCTAGAAGGAGTGACGACATGCAAGAGCGGCGTAGCTTCAGTCTTCCAGGATTCCCGATGTTCGTCGTGATTCTCGCGCTGGCGGGAGTCGGCATTGGAGCCGTCGCGAACGAACAGTTCGTCCTCGCCTTCCCGAGTTTCGTGCTCGCCGTGTTCCTACTCGCCGGTTTCTTCATCGTGCAACCCAACATGGCGACGGTCGTGACGCTGTTCGGCCGTTACGTCGGCACCGAGCGGCGCGGCGGCTGGCACTGGACCAATCCGCTCACGACACGCAAAAGCATCTCGCTGCGCATTCGCAACTTCACGACCGAGCGCCTCAAGGTCAACGACAACTCCGGCTCCCCCATCGAAATCGCGGCGGTCGTCGTGTGGCGCGTCGTGGACTCGGCGCGCGCGAGCTTCGACGTCGAGAACTACGAGAACTTCGTCGCCATCCAAAGCGAGACCGCCTTGCGCAACCTCGCCAGTCGCTATCCCTACGACGGACACAAGGACGGCGAGGTGAGCTTGCGCGGCAGCGCCGACGAGATCGCCGAGACGCTGCAAGTCGAACTCTCGTCGCGCCTCACGCACGCGGGCGTGGAAGTCGTCGAGGCGCGGTTGTCCCACCTCGCGTACTCGCCTGAAATCGCCTCGGCGATGCTGCAACGCCAACAAGCGGCCGCCATCGTGGCGGCGCGCGCCACCATCGTCGCCGGAGCCGTCGGCATGGTCGAGGAGGCTTTGCGCATGATCTCCGATCAAAAGATCGTGGAACTCGACGAGGAACGCAAAGCGCAGATGATCAGCAACCTCCTCGTGGTCCTCACGTCCGAGCGCGGCACGCAACCCGTCGTGAACGCGGGCAGCTTGTACTAGCATGGACGAATCCACGAGCGGGCGGGGTGCCAAGCGCAAGGCGTTCGCGCTGCGCATCTCTCCCGAACTGTACGACGCGCTCGAACGTTGGGCCGCCGACGAACTTCGCTCGGTCAACGCTCAAATCGAGTATCTGCTTTCCGACGCCGTGAAGCGCGCGGGGCGCATGAAGGAAGCGAGAAGAGCGCGCGGCGACGAGCGCGACTAAACTCGAACCATGAACATCCGACCCGGAATGAACGTCGTCAACTCGCAATCCGAAGCGATCGGGCGCGTGGTGGAGTCGAGCGACCAGTACATCGAGATCGAGACAAGCTCGGACGGCTCGCATCACTGGGTTCCCGTGTCGCTCGTCAAGGATGTCTCGAACGAAGAAGTCTGCTTGTCCGGCTCGGGCGACGACCTCTCCAGCCGCTGGCTCAGCAAGGATCCCAGCGCTTTCAGGGAAGCGCTCGTGGACGAGGCGCTCGAAGAGACCTTCCCGGGCAGCGACCCGCCCTCGTTCAATCCACAAAAGTCTTGACACGCGTGTGGGAAAGTTGGCAGAAGCGGCGGCGGGTGCTAGACTTGAACGGTGCTTCCTGACGAGTCCCTGAACCGCATTCGGGAGACGCAGGAACCTTTTATTACCGGATCACTTCAGCAAGTCAAAATACGTTACGGGTAACAACTCGGCTCGGCTTTCGCCGAGCCGTTTCGCGTTTTGTCAATCATCAGCCGACCCTCGTGGCCGCGCGATACGAAGGGATGTGGGATAAACGTGGAAGTGAAAAAAAGCGGTTACAGCCTCGGTGATCGAGTCGTCCTGCCGCCGTACGGCGTCGGAGTCGTCAGCGGAATCTCCAAACGCCGCGTTGCCGACGACACCCTCGCGTACTACCAAGTGGACTTCCCGAACTCGACGTCACGAGCGTTCGTACCCGTCATCGCGCCCGACGGCACGGGCATGCGTCCTGCCCTCACGAGCGCCGACATGCCCGAACTCCTGGCCCGCCTGCGCGGAGGGCGTCTCAATCTGCCTCGGCAGTGGGCCGCTCGTCACCGCAAAGTCACCGAGATCCTCGTGAGCGGCGATCCTTTCGAGCTCGCCAGCCTCGCCGCCGAGTTGCGCCGCTGGAACATCGAGCGAGGGCTGCCCGATCTCGACCGTCAAGCGTACCGCCGCGCCTTGAAATTGCTGGAGCAGGAAGTGCGCGAGCTCATCGACGGCGAAGCGCAGCACGTCCGCGCCCTCATCGACTCCGCGTGGTGCGAAACGCCGAACTGAACGCACCCCTGACGAAGGCGGCCGGAACGACTTCCGGCCGCCTTTTCCTTCAGGCTTCAAGCTGCAGCAACGCCAGGATGTCTTCCGGAATGCGCGCGATGCGGTACGCCTTGTCGGTCGGAACGTGCGTCGTCGTTCCCGTCGCCAGCAACTCGTCGCCTCGCAGCAAGCGGTAAGCGAACACGAGCTTGCGGCTCCTCGCCTCGTGAATCGTCGTTTGCAGCACGAGTTCCTCGTCGTATAAGGCGGCGCGGCGATACTGCACTTCCAACCCCGACAGCATGAGGTAGTAGCCGCGCGCCTCCACTTCCGAGTAACTGAAGCCGAGCGCCCGCATGAGGTCGCTGCGCCCCAACTCGAACCACACGGGATAATTCGCGTG harbors:
- a CDS encoding HU family DNA-binding protein, whose product is MAEKRGAKAGSKTSKASAKAAPAAPEVKEAKAGGEKSEKIAKTQIIERLSEKTTLNKKQASEAVAAMLDIVAESLKGGKSVGLPGLGTFSVAQTAERQGVRPGTNERITIPAGKKVRFKVASTLKSSLGLTDTASE
- a CDS encoding acyl-CoA thioesterase, whose translation is MNFWTVLRVRYAETDQMGVAHHANYPVWFELGRSDLMRALGFSYSEVEARGYYLMLSGLEVQYRRAALYDEELVLQTTIHEARSRKLVFAYRLLRGDELLATGTTTHVPTDKAYRIARIPEDILALLQLEA
- a CDS encoding SPFH domain-containing protein yields the protein MQERRSFSLPGFPMFVVILALAGVGIGAVANEQFVLAFPSFVLAVFLLAGFFIVQPNMATVVTLFGRYVGTERRGGWHWTNPLTTRKSISLRIRNFTTERLKVNDNSGSPIEIAAVVVWRVVDSARASFDVENYENFVAIQSETALRNLASRYPYDGHKDGEVSLRGSADEIAETLQVELSSRLTHAGVEVVEARLSHLAYSPEIASAMLQRQQAAAIVAARATIVAGAVGMVEEALRMISDQKIVELDEERKAQMISNLLVVLTSERGTQPVVNAGSLY
- a CDS encoding ribbon-helix-helix domain-containing protein, with the translated sequence MDESTSGRGAKRKAFALRISPELYDALERWAADELRSVNAQIEYLLSDAVKRAGRMKEARRARGDERD
- a CDS encoding CarD family transcriptional regulator; protein product: MKKSGYSLGDRVVLPPYGVGVVSGISKRRVADDTLAYYQVDFPNSTSRAFVPVIAPDGTGMRPALTSADMPELLARLRGGRLNLPRQWAARHRKVTEILVSGDPFELASLAAELRRWNIERGLPDLDRQAYRRALKLLEQEVRELIDGEAQHVRALIDSAWCETPN
- a CDS encoding DUF2171 domain-containing protein; translation: MNIRPGMNVVNSQSEAIGRVVESSDQYIEIETSSDGSHHWVPVSLVKDVSNEEVCLSGSGDDLSSRWLSKDPSAFREALVDEALEETFPGSDPPSFNPQKS